A genomic window from Microvirga sp. TS319 includes:
- a CDS encoding DUF1330 domain-containing protein: protein MPAYAVARLYDVAMGPDIVAYLQKIDATLAPFKGRYMIHGGPVDSLEGAWSGDLIMIEFPDRARARDWYASAAYRAILPLRTRHSKGDVILIDGVPDDHQAADILAA, encoded by the coding sequence ATGCCCGCCTACGCCGTCGCCCGCCTGTACGATGTCGCCATGGGGCCGGACATCGTCGCCTATCTTCAGAAGATCGACGCGACTCTGGCGCCTTTCAAAGGTCGGTACATGATCCATGGAGGTCCGGTGGACAGCCTCGAAGGGGCATGGTCGGGCGACCTGATCATGATCGAGTTCCCGGACAGGGCCCGTGCCCGCGACTGGTACGCCTCTGCGGCCTATCGGGCGATCCTGCCGCTGCGGACCCGGCATTCGAAAGGTGACGTCATCCTGATCGACGGCGTTCCCGACGACCATCAGGCAGCCGACATCCTGGCGGCGTGA
- a CDS encoding PRC-barrel domain-containing protein, whose translation MVAKHLAVALLGSALFAAPALAQTSSGSTTNPSTGAAPTMNNTTGSSSMNSGNVMTQMQPGQWRASKLDGLNVYNNNNEKIGDISELLLDDSGKVQAVVVGVGGFLGMGEHDVAIPFDQVKFVNEPRSNTSASNTGTSGTAGTGNTAMNNTTAPNTAAPNTTGSVAGTTSSTADRSAPDHALVNMTKDQLKGMPEFKYNR comes from the coding sequence ATGGTTGCGAAACATCTTGCGGTGGCTCTGCTGGGTTCGGCTCTGTTCGCGGCTCCGGCCCTGGCGCAGACTTCGTCCGGTTCCACGACGAACCCTTCGACCGGTGCGGCCCCGACGATGAACAACACCACCGGCTCGTCGAGCATGAACAGCGGCAACGTCATGACCCAGATGCAGCCTGGTCAGTGGCGCGCCTCGAAGCTCGATGGCCTGAACGTCTACAACAACAACAATGAGAAGATCGGCGACATCAGCGAACTGCTGCTCGACGACAGCGGCAAGGTCCAGGCCGTCGTGGTCGGCGTCGGCGGCTTCCTCGGCATGGGCGAGCACGACGTCGCCATTCCGTTCGATCAGGTCAAGTTCGTGAACGAGCCGCGCTCCAACACGTCGGCGTCCAATACGGGCACGAGCGGCACGGCCGGCACCGGCAATACGGCCATGAACAACACGACCGCTCCGAACACGGCTGCTCCGAACACCACCGGTTCCGTGGCCGGCACGACGAGCAGCACTGCGGACCGTTCCGCGCCCGATCACGCCCTGGTCAACATGACCAAGGACCAGCTCAAGGGCATGCCCGAGTTCAAGTACAACCGCTAA
- a CDS encoding putative DNA modification/repair radical SAM protein, with protein sequence MDEKLSRKLRILADAAKYDASCSSSGAHGRKADIDGLGSTTGAGICHAYTPDGRCVSLLKILLTNYCLFDCAYCVNRRSSNVKRARFSVDEVVTLTVAFYKRNYIEGLFLSSGIIRSPDHTMEQMLLVAKKLRREHGFRGYIHLKTIPEASPWLIEEAGLWADRLSINLELPTEKSLERLAPEKDGASIEGAMAQMFERIEEAREERRHFSPAGQTTQVIVGADDTTDAEVLSTSARLYGRYDMKRVYYSAFSPIPDSSAVLPLKPPPLLRESRLYQADWLMRHYGFQVEEIAEGGEKGMLDLDVDPKLAWALKNRHLFPVDVNAAAREMLLRVPGLGTRAVDRIVAARLHTALRLEDVARLTSGLRRSKPFLVTIDHHPKATLDRQDLRERLIEKPRQLSLFA encoded by the coding sequence ATGGACGAAAAACTCAGCCGCAAGCTGCGGATCCTGGCGGATGCCGCGAAATACGACGCGTCCTGCTCCTCCTCCGGAGCCCATGGGCGCAAGGCCGATATCGATGGCCTGGGCTCCACCACGGGAGCCGGAATCTGCCACGCCTACACGCCGGACGGGCGCTGCGTCTCCCTGCTCAAGATCCTTCTGACCAATTACTGCCTGTTCGACTGCGCCTATTGCGTGAACCGGCGCTCGTCCAACGTGAAACGCGCGCGGTTTTCGGTCGACGAGGTGGTGACGCTCACGGTCGCTTTCTACAAGCGCAACTACATCGAAGGCCTGTTCCTGTCGTCGGGGATCATCCGTTCGCCCGATCACACCATGGAGCAGATGCTGCTGGTGGCCAAGAAGCTTCGCCGTGAGCACGGATTTCGCGGCTACATCCACCTGAAGACGATCCCTGAGGCGAGTCCCTGGCTCATCGAGGAGGCGGGCCTCTGGGCGGATCGGCTGTCCATCAATCTCGAACTGCCCACGGAGAAGAGCCTGGAGCGGCTGGCGCCGGAAAAGGACGGCGCGTCGATCGAAGGCGCCATGGCCCAGATGTTCGAGCGAATCGAGGAAGCGCGCGAGGAACGCCGCCATTTCTCGCCCGCGGGACAGACGACCCAGGTCATCGTCGGGGCGGACGACACCACCGACGCGGAGGTCCTGAGCACCTCCGCCCGGCTCTACGGCCGTTACGACATGAAGCGCGTGTACTACTCCGCCTTCAGCCCGATTCCGGATTCGAGCGCCGTCCTGCCGCTGAAGCCGCCGCCGCTCCTGCGTGAAAGCAGGCTCTACCAGGCCGATTGGCTGATGCGCCATTACGGCTTCCAGGTCGAGGAGATCGCCGAAGGCGGCGAGAAGGGCATGCTCGATCTCGATGTCGACCCCAAGCTCGCCTGGGCGCTCAAGAACCGCCACCTCTTTCCCGTGGATGTGAACGCAGCCGCGCGCGAGATGCTGCTGCGCGTGCCGGGCCTCGGGACCCGCGCGGTCGACAGGATTGTGGCGGCGCGACTGCACACCGCGCTGCGGCTCGAAGACGTGGCCCGCCTGACCTCGGGCCTCAGGCGCTCCAAGCCCTTCCTCGTCACCATCGATCATCACCCGAAGGCTACTCTCGACCGGCAGGATCTGCGCGAACGCCTGATCGAGAAGCCCCGACAACTGAGCCTGTTCGCATGA
- a CDS encoding porin has product MSLVLGSVAGLATVAGAHAADLPVAKAAPVEYVRVCSTYGNGFFYIPGTDTCLRVGGRARAEYQYSSTYDRDQDAVGFYIRGRIQLDVRTATAYGLLRTFVRYEITRTTGTPFNLFGGTAGVSNGIPNTGTISTSPQVAEAFVQFGGLTAGRAVSFFSDGDLPTEHFGTLRFDDAPDVNLLAYTFSFGNGFSATLSLEDPDDRRLTGFIPGGLAAAELFYGGDRMPDIVGNLKYVGTWGNAQLSGALHQLRSLDLTNPVGGPVIFGPGVVGTIPDTEYGFAVAGYLTFNLPQIAAGDALWIAATYTDGALAYMNGGNSVTAVDPINELGASGAVGMVDGYIDPITGDIKRGRGWSIAGGLRHYWTPDIRQSVFGSYMRVEYGGGASAIAPGGFAVGLSDFNELRLGSNLIWSPVSGLDLGLEIMYAKIDPRGDVFVPSSVVGVPGTVQSSSHGWEGRLRVQRDF; this is encoded by the coding sequence ATGAGCCTTGTCCTCGGATCGGTGGCGGGTCTCGCCACCGTTGCCGGGGCCCACGCAGCCGACCTGCCTGTCGCAAAAGCTGCTCCCGTCGAATATGTTCGCGTCTGCTCCACTTACGGCAACGGATTCTTCTACATTCCCGGCACCGACACGTGCCTGCGTGTGGGCGGTCGGGCGCGTGCCGAGTACCAGTACAGTTCCACCTACGACCGTGATCAGGATGCGGTCGGCTTCTACATTCGCGGCCGCATCCAGCTCGATGTCCGTACCGCGACGGCCTACGGTCTGCTGCGCACGTTCGTGCGCTACGAGATCACCCGCACGACGGGAACGCCGTTCAACCTGTTCGGCGGAACGGCCGGCGTCAGTAACGGCATTCCCAATACCGGAACGATTTCCACATCCCCGCAGGTGGCCGAGGCGTTTGTCCAGTTCGGAGGCCTGACGGCCGGTCGCGCTGTCTCGTTCTTCTCGGACGGCGACCTTCCGACCGAGCATTTCGGCACCCTGCGCTTCGACGACGCGCCGGACGTCAACCTGCTGGCCTACACCTTCTCTTTCGGCAACGGCTTCTCGGCCACCCTGTCCCTCGAAGATCCCGATGACCGCCGTCTTACCGGTTTCATTCCGGGCGGGTTGGCCGCGGCCGAGCTCTTCTATGGTGGCGACCGGATGCCCGACATCGTCGGCAACCTCAAATACGTGGGAACCTGGGGCAACGCTCAGCTCTCCGGCGCGCTCCATCAGCTTCGGAGTCTGGATCTCACCAACCCGGTCGGCGGACCTGTCATCTTCGGTCCAGGCGTCGTCGGCACGATCCCGGATACCGAATACGGCTTCGCCGTCGCGGGCTATCTGACCTTCAATCTTCCACAGATCGCCGCAGGAGACGCTCTCTGGATCGCCGCGACCTATACGGACGGGGCCCTCGCCTACATGAACGGCGGCAATTCCGTCACCGCTGTCGACCCGATCAATGAACTCGGCGCCTCCGGGGCGGTGGGCATGGTCGACGGCTATATCGATCCGATCACCGGAGACATCAAACGCGGTCGCGGCTGGTCCATCGCGGGCGGCCTGCGCCACTATTGGACGCCGGATATCCGCCAGTCGGTCTTCGGCTCGTATATGCGGGTCGAGTACGGAGGAGGCGCTTCCGCGATCGCTCCGGGCGGGTTCGCCGTGGGGCTCTCGGACTTCAACGAGTTGCGTCTCGGCTCGAATCTCATCTGGTCTCCGGTGTCCGGCCTCGATCTCGGTCTCGAGATCATGTACGCCAAGATCGATCCCCGGGGAGACGTGTTCGTGCCGTCGAGCGTCGTAGGAGTTCCCGGGACCGTCCAAAGCTCGTCCCATGGCTGGGAGGGACGCCTGCGCGTGCAGCGCGACTTCTAA
- a CDS encoding multidrug effflux MFS transporter: MLKPDTLALTVVLALLTALGPLSTDMYLPSLPAIAAGLQATTGQAQMTLSAFLLGFAAGQFVYGPVSDRVGRRPVLLFGLGLFSLASLICALAPTIEVLIGARFLQALGASGPIVLGRAIVRDFYEGPRAGRELSRMGSIMGVVPALAPVLGGLIAQVYEWRMTFAVMVICGVALAATVLLRLPESIRTKSDAPLSFTAILAGFGMLLRHPAYRTYVSFSMLAYGGLFAFISGSSFVLQEVYRLDELTFAFSFAFMVVGYITGTFLAQNLVGRHGLDGTIRFGVAGLAAGGALMFVLVASGVSSSFAITGPMAIYALGVGLTMPQAMASALMPFPERAGAASSLLGICQMTFAAILGIVLGQNLGGSALPLPTAIASTGILALIVFAATGRVRGRAA; this comes from the coding sequence ATGCTCAAACCCGATACCCTGGCCCTCACCGTCGTCCTGGCGCTGCTCACCGCGCTCGGGCCTCTTTCGACGGACATGTACCTGCCCTCCCTGCCGGCGATCGCGGCGGGCCTTCAGGCGACGACCGGGCAGGCGCAGATGACGCTCTCGGCGTTCCTCCTGGGCTTCGCGGCAGGGCAGTTCGTCTACGGGCCGGTCTCCGACCGGGTCGGCCGCAGGCCGGTGCTGCTGTTCGGGCTCGGGCTGTTCTCCCTGGCGAGCCTCATCTGCGCGCTCGCGCCCACCATCGAGGTCCTGATCGGAGCCCGGTTTCTCCAGGCGCTCGGCGCCTCCGGCCCCATCGTGCTCGGGCGCGCCATCGTGCGCGACTTCTACGAGGGGCCGCGCGCCGGACGGGAATTGTCCCGCATGGGCAGCATCATGGGAGTCGTGCCGGCGCTCGCGCCGGTTCTCGGCGGCCTGATCGCGCAGGTCTACGAGTGGCGGATGACCTTCGCCGTCATGGTGATCTGCGGCGTTGCGCTGGCCGCGACCGTGCTCTTGCGGCTGCCGGAGAGCATCCGGACGAAATCCGACGCGCCGCTTTCCTTCACGGCGATCCTGGCGGGGTTCGGAATGCTGCTGCGCCACCCCGCCTATCGCACCTATGTGAGCTTTTCCATGCTCGCTTATGGCGGCCTGTTCGCGTTCATCTCCGGCTCGTCCTTCGTGCTGCAGGAGGTGTACCGCCTGGATGAGCTGACTTTCGCCTTCTCCTTCGCCTTCATGGTCGTGGGCTACATCACCGGCACGTTTCTGGCGCAGAATCTCGTCGGGCGGCACGGGCTCGACGGCACGATCCGGTTCGGCGTGGCGGGCCTCGCGGCCGGCGGCGCACTCATGTTTGTGCTCGTCGCGTCCGGTGTGTCCTCGTCCTTCGCCATCACGGGACCGATGGCGATCTACGCCCTGGGGGTCGGCCTCACCATGCCGCAGGCGATGGCCTCGGCCCTGATGCCGTTCCCGGAGCGGGCCGGGGCGGCCTCGTCCCTGCTCGGGATCTGCCAGATGACCTTCGCGGCGATCCTGGGCATCGTGCTGGGCCAGAATCTCGGCGGCTCCGCGCTGCCGCTTCCGACCGCCATCGCCAGCACGGGCATCCTGGCCCTGATCGTCTTTGCGGCGACGGGGCGGGTGCGGGGCAGGGCCGCCTGA
- a CDS encoding cation:proton antiporter: protein MSAYVVVMAGFGVIVLLTAWLPMVLKELPLSLPIFCIGLGALIFAIPNLPGVMPHPMEQLPLVEHASELVVIISLMGAGLKIDRPFGWKRWTFTWRLLGLSMPLTILCLAWLGSSLLGLSAASAVLLAGALAPTDPVLASDVQVGPPRSGQEDEVRFTLTSEAGLNDGLAFPFVLLALSLAQGGSVTSLAKWFAYAVLWKIVAGVVMGYAVGRVLGWLTFNLPNRAKLSRTGSGFVALGITCLAYGATEMAEGYGFLAVFVAALALRATRREDAYHEKLHDFAEELERLLMMALLVLLGGAMTGGQLFRALSWEAVVFGLLALFVVRPLAGWIGLIGTKSPAGERLAISFFGIRGLGSIYYLAYALRHQDFDRPDALWSTAGFVILVSIVLHGVTVTPVMRRLDRRRKLTAGPWRSRWRSHWRFPWRSS from the coding sequence ATGAGCGCTTACGTCGTCGTGATGGCGGGCTTCGGGGTCATCGTCCTGCTGACCGCCTGGCTCCCCATGGTCCTGAAGGAGCTGCCGCTCTCCCTGCCGATCTTCTGCATTGGCCTGGGGGCGCTGATCTTCGCCATCCCCAACCTGCCCGGGGTGATGCCTCACCCCATGGAGCAGCTCCCCCTCGTCGAGCACGCGAGCGAATTGGTCGTGATCATTTCGCTCATGGGGGCGGGCCTGAAGATCGACCGGCCCTTCGGCTGGAAGCGGTGGACCTTCACGTGGCGGCTGCTCGGATTGTCCATGCCCCTGACGATCCTGTGCCTCGCCTGGCTCGGTTCCAGCCTCCTGGGTCTGAGCGCGGCTTCCGCGGTTCTGCTGGCGGGGGCGCTGGCGCCGACGGATCCGGTGCTGGCGAGCGACGTGCAGGTGGGGCCGCCGAGGAGCGGGCAGGAGGACGAGGTGCGCTTCACCCTGACGTCCGAGGCCGGGCTCAACGACGGCCTCGCGTTTCCCTTCGTCCTGCTCGCACTTTCTCTGGCACAGGGCGGCAGCGTGACGTCTCTGGCCAAATGGTTCGCCTATGCGGTCCTGTGGAAGATCGTGGCCGGCGTCGTCATGGGCTATGCGGTCGGTCGGGTCCTGGGCTGGCTCACCTTCAATCTGCCGAACCGGGCCAAGCTGTCGCGCACCGGCTCCGGCTTCGTGGCGCTGGGCATCACGTGCCTGGCCTACGGGGCTACGGAGATGGCGGAGGGATACGGCTTTCTCGCCGTCTTCGTGGCCGCGCTGGCGCTGCGCGCCACCAGGCGGGAGGATGCCTATCACGAGAAGCTGCACGATTTCGCCGAAGAGCTCGAACGCCTTCTCATGATGGCGCTGCTGGTGCTTCTCGGCGGCGCGATGACGGGCGGGCAGCTCTTTCGGGCCTTGAGCTGGGAGGCGGTGGTCTTCGGCCTGCTGGCACTGTTCGTCGTCCGGCCGCTCGCCGGCTGGATCGGGCTTATCGGAACCAAGTCTCCGGCCGGGGAAAGGCTGGCGATCAGCTTTTTCGGGATTCGCGGGCTCGGCTCGATCTACTATCTCGCCTACGCCCTGCGGCATCAGGATTTCGACCGGCCGGACGCGCTCTGGAGCACGGCGGGCTTCGTCATCCTCGTCTCTATCGTGCTTCACGGCGTCACGGTGACGCCCGTGATGCGCCGCCTCGATCGGAGGCGCAAGCTCACGGCGGGGCCGTGGCGATCGCGCTGGCGGTCACATTGGCGATTCCCCTGGCGATCATCCTGA
- a CDS encoding transglycosylase domain-containing protein, producing MANGRDRREPVFDAPAADAGELDFHLSPEDRAGGSSMARRRSSRRDDGDKPLRRGSRPKKSKRKGRSILGKLVYAGVVLCLWGVIAVGGVVAYYASQLPPIDQLTVPKRPPNIAIMASDGSLITNRGETGGRTVALKELPPYLPKAFVAIEDRRFYDHFGIDLTGIARAVYRNLAHSGGLQGGSTLTQQLAKNLFLTQERTASRKIQEAILALWLERNYSKDQILELYLNRVYFGAGAYGVEAAAQRYYGKSARNVSLSEAAVLAGLVQSPSRLAPNRNPDGAKARAQLVIAAMNELGFITPDMTKTALGQPAEPVRPNGAGSANYAADYVMDVLDDFVGTIDGDIAVFTTIDPKLQSAAEHALVDELNAKGQKFNVGQGAFVAMKPDGGVQALVGGRNYETSQFNRATSARRQPGSSFKPFVYLTAVERGYTPDMVVEDGPVSYKGWNPQNYDRKYRGPVTLRDALALSLNTIAVKLNMEVGPKNVAQTAQRLGITSPIQANGSLALGTSEVTPLELVGAYAAFANGGTGVTPYVISEVRTLDGKIVYKRPASAGGLGRVIDPSAVAMMNEMMHNTFVIGTARAAQIPGWPMAGKTGTTNDYKDAWFVGFTGNLVAGVWLGNDDGALTKKVSGGNLPREVWHTFMKTALKDKQPVSLPGMERFRDDVPVAGSGTDPRYANAGNGDTGWGQPQPQPQPQRRVSREKNFFEKLFGL from the coding sequence GTGGCGAACGGACGTGACCGGCGGGAGCCGGTTTTCGATGCGCCAGCCGCCGATGCGGGGGAGCTGGACTTTCACCTCTCGCCCGAGGACCGGGCAGGGGGATCATCCATGGCGAGACGGCGGAGTTCCAGGCGCGATGACGGCGACAAGCCCCTGCGTCGCGGCTCCCGTCCCAAGAAATCCAAGCGCAAGGGCCGTTCGATCCTCGGCAAGCTCGTCTATGCGGGCGTCGTTCTCTGCCTCTGGGGCGTTATCGCCGTCGGCGGCGTGGTGGCCTATTATGCCTCGCAGCTGCCGCCCATCGACCAGCTCACCGTTCCCAAGCGCCCGCCGAACATCGCCATCATGGCCAGCGACGGCTCGCTGATCACCAATCGCGGCGAGACGGGCGGACGCACCGTCGCCCTGAAGGAGTTGCCGCCCTATCTCCCGAAGGCCTTCGTGGCCATCGAGGACCGGCGCTTCTACGACCATTTCGGCATCGACCTGACGGGCATCGCCCGTGCGGTCTACCGCAACCTCGCCCATTCCGGCGGCCTGCAGGGCGGCTCGACGCTCACCCAGCAGCTCGCCAAGAACCTGTTCCTCACCCAGGAGCGCACCGCCTCGCGCAAGATCCAGGAGGCGATTCTCGCCCTGTGGCTCGAGCGCAACTACTCGAAGGACCAGATCCTCGAACTCTACCTCAACCGGGTCTATTTCGGCGCCGGCGCCTATGGGGTCGAGGCGGCCGCGCAGCGTTATTACGGCAAGTCCGCGCGCAACGTCTCGCTCTCGGAGGCCGCGGTACTCGCGGGGCTCGTGCAGTCGCCCTCCCGGCTCGCGCCCAACCGCAATCCGGACGGAGCCAAGGCCCGCGCTCAGCTCGTGATCGCGGCCATGAACGAGCTCGGCTTCATCACGCCGGACATGACCAAGACCGCGCTTGGCCAGCCGGCCGAGCCCGTGCGCCCGAACGGGGCGGGCTCGGCCAATTACGCGGCCGATTACGTGATGGACGTGCTCGACGACTTCGTCGGCACCATCGACGGGGATATCGCGGTCTTCACCACCATCGATCCCAAACTGCAATCCGCCGCCGAGCACGCCCTGGTGGATGAGCTCAACGCCAAGGGCCAGAAATTCAACGTGGGCCAGGGCGCCTTCGTGGCCATGAAGCCCGATGGCGGCGTCCAGGCCCTGGTCGGGGGCCGCAACTACGAGACGAGCCAGTTCAACCGGGCCACCTCCGCCCGCCGCCAGCCGGGCTCGTCCTTCAAGCCCTTCGTGTACCTGACCGCCGTCGAGCGGGGCTATACCCCCGACATGGTCGTCGAGGACGGTCCCGTCAGCTACAAGGGCTGGAACCCGCAGAACTACGACCGCAAGTATCGTGGCCCCGTCACCCTGCGCGACGCCCTCGCCCTGTCGCTCAACACCATCGCGGTCAAGCTCAACATGGAGGTCGGGCCGAAGAACGTGGCGCAGACCGCGCAGCGGCTCGGCATCACCTCGCCGATCCAGGCGAACGGATCGCTCGCGCTCGGAACCTCGGAAGTGACGCCCCTCGAGCTTGTCGGCGCCTATGCGGCCTTCGCCAACGGCGGCACCGGCGTGACGCCCTACGTGATCTCCGAGGTCAGGACCCTCGACGGCAAGATCGTCTACAAGCGCCCCGCCTCCGCCGGCGGCCTCGGCCGCGTCATCGATCCGTCCGCGGTCGCGATGATGAACGAGATGATGCACAACACCTTCGTGATCGGCACCGCCCGGGCCGCGCAGATCCCGGGCTGGCCGATGGCCGGCAAGACCGGGACCACCAACGACTACAAGGATGCGTGGTTCGTGGGCTTCACGGGCAATCTCGTGGCGGGCGTCTGGCTCGGCAACGACGACGGCGCGCTCACCAAGAAGGTCAGCGGCGGCAACCTGCCGAGGGAGGTCTGGCACACCTTCATGAAGACCGCCCTGAAGGACAAGCAGCCCGTGTCGCTGCCCGGCATGGAGCGCTTCCGCGACGACGTGCCCGTCGCCGGTTCGGGGACCGATCCACGCTATGCCAATGCCGGCAACGGCGACACGGGCTGGGGTCAGCCCCAGCCTCAACCGCAGCCGCAGCGCCGGGTCAGCCGCGAGAAGAACTTCTTCGAGAAGCTGTTCGGGCTCTGA
- a CDS encoding UdgX family uracil-DNA binding protein (This protein belongs to the uracil DNA glycosylase superfamily, members of which act in excision repair of DNA. However, it belongs more specifically to UdgX branch, whose founding member was found to bind uracil in DNA (where it does not belong), without cleaving it, appears to promote DNA repair by a pathway involving RecA, rather than base excision.) codes for MNLHRITLRNAADLDGFRRAVRWLACEELAPQHVVWSLDEAPGLFGEDALRDAPPVSLPRGVARLIELGVCHSDPERYALLYQLVWRVLNGERDLLEVASDPLVHRIDAMARAVRRDLHKMYAFVRFRRMKAEHLERFAAWYEPEHFVLEAAAPFFIDRFRSLDWTILTPVGSMRWDRRELRFGPPGRREDAPAEDGFEEGWRGYYESVFNPARVNPVAMRAEMPKKYWRNLPETASIPGLIQTASRRVDAMIGQEATMPAKRTPERALEAMWDQEPATLEDLNAIIAKAGPLVPGATQAVFGEGPKHADIVFVGEQPGDQEDLQGRPFVGPAGRLFDKAMKEAGIDRSHAYLTNAVKHFKFEQRGHRRIHSKPTAGEVKHYRPWLMKELELVRPKLVVALGGTALLALTGKSTPISRSRGRARFGPYLGYVTVHPSYLLRLPDEVTKREAYEAFVEDLRRIHDLAQADPDTGELPLAAE; via the coding sequence ATGAACCTTCACCGCATCACCCTCCGGAACGCCGCGGATCTCGACGGTTTTCGCCGGGCCGTGCGCTGGCTCGCCTGCGAGGAACTCGCGCCGCAGCACGTCGTCTGGTCGCTCGACGAAGCGCCCGGCCTCTTCGGCGAGGACGCCTTGCGCGATGCGCCGCCGGTGTCTCTGCCGAGAGGCGTGGCGCGCCTCATCGAGCTCGGCGTGTGCCACAGCGATCCCGAACGCTATGCCCTGCTCTATCAGCTCGTCTGGCGCGTCCTGAACGGCGAGCGCGATCTTCTGGAGGTGGCGAGCGACCCGCTCGTCCACCGCATCGACGCCATGGCCCGCGCGGTCCGGCGCGACCTTCACAAGATGTACGCCTTCGTGCGCTTCCGGCGCATGAAAGCCGAGCATCTCGAGCGTTTCGCCGCCTGGTATGAACCGGAGCATTTCGTCCTGGAAGCCGCGGCTCCGTTCTTCATCGACCGCTTCCGCTCTCTCGACTGGACGATCCTGACTCCCGTGGGCTCCATGCGCTGGGACCGGCGGGAGCTGCGCTTCGGCCCGCCCGGGCGGCGAGAGGATGCGCCGGCGGAGGACGGCTTCGAGGAGGGCTGGCGCGGCTATTACGAGAGCGTGTTCAACCCCGCACGGGTGAACCCCGTCGCCATGCGGGCCGAGATGCCGAAGAAATATTGGCGCAACCTGCCCGAAACCGCCTCCATTCCGGGCCTGATCCAAACCGCCTCCCGGCGCGTTGACGCCATGATCGGACAGGAGGCGACCATGCCGGCAAAACGTACACCCGAACGGGCTCTCGAAGCCATGTGGGATCAGGAGCCCGCGACGCTCGAGGATCTCAACGCCATCATCGCCAAGGCGGGGCCGCTGGTGCCCGGCGCGACCCAGGCGGTGTTCGGCGAAGGGCCGAAGCACGCGGATATCGTGTTCGTCGGCGAGCAGCCGGGCGATCAGGAGGACCTGCAGGGGCGCCCCTTCGTGGGACCAGCCGGCAGGCTTTTCGACAAGGCCATGAAGGAAGCTGGCATCGACCGCTCACACGCCTATCTGACCAATGCGGTCAAGCATTTCAAATTCGAGCAGCGCGGCCATCGCCGCATTCATTCCAAGCCCACGGCCGGCGAGGTGAAGCATTACCGGCCCTGGCTGATGAAGGAGCTGGAGCTGGTGCGCCCCAAGCTCGTGGTGGCGCTCGGCGGAACGGCTCTCCTCGCCCTGACGGGCAAGTCCACGCCCATCTCCCGCTCGCGCGGGCGCGCCCGGTTCGGGCCTTACCTGGGCTACGTCACCGTGCATCCCAGCTACCTGCTGCGCCTGCCCGACGAGGTGACGAAGCGCGAGGCCTACGAGGCCTTCGTCGAGGATCTGCGCCGCATCCACGATCTCGCACAAGCCGATCCGGACACGGGCGAGCTGCCGCTCGCGGCTGAGTGA
- a CDS encoding ComEA family DNA-binding protein, whose protein sequence is MHLSRLGAITALAFLLTSPLLAQTTAPSTSTPAKPPASAAMPAPAAKPAPSSTASVGKLIDINSASKDELDKLPQIGTARADAIIQGRPYKAKSDLIDKKIIPQNAYDAIKDRIIAHQKS, encoded by the coding sequence ATGCATCTGTCCCGTCTCGGAGCGATCACTGCTCTCGCTTTCCTGCTCACCTCACCGCTTCTGGCGCAGACCACCGCACCAAGCACCAGCACTCCGGCCAAACCGCCGGCAAGCGCGGCCATGCCGGCGCCTGCCGCAAAGCCGGCGCCCAGCTCGACAGCCTCGGTCGGCAAGCTCATCGACATCAACTCGGCCTCCAAGGACGAGCTCGACAAGCTGCCTCAGATCGGCACCGCCCGGGCCGATGCGATCATCCAGGGCCGCCCTTACAAGGCGAAGAGCGATCTCATCGACAAGAAGATCATTCCCCAAAACGCCTATGATGCGATCAAGGACCGCATCATCGCGCACCAGAAATCCTAA